The Molothrus aeneus isolate 106 chromosome 30, BPBGC_Maene_1.0, whole genome shotgun sequence genome contains a region encoding:
- the COPZ1 gene encoding coatomer subunit zeta-1 — translation MEALVLEPSLYTVKAIIILDNDGERLFAKYYDDTYPSVKEQRAFEKNIFSKTHRSDSEIALLDGLTVVYKSSIDLYCCVIGSATQNELMLTAVLNCLFDSLSQMLRKNVERRALLDNMEGLFLAVDEIVDGGVILESDPQQVVHRVAVRGEDVPLTEQTVSQVLQSAKEQIKWSLLR, via the exons ATGGAGGCGCTGGTGCTG GAGCCGTCCCTGTACACGGTCAAGGCCATCATCATCCTGGACAACGACGGCGAGCGGCTCTTCGCCAag TACTACGATGACACGTACCCCAGCGTGAAGGAGCAGCGCGCCTTCGAGAAAAACATCTTCAGCAAGACACACCGCAGTGACA GTGAGATCGCGCTGCTGGACGGGCTGACCGTGGTGTACAAGAGCAGCATCGACCTGTACTGCTGTGTCATCGGGAGCGCCACCCAGAACGag ctgATGCTCACGGCCGTGCTCAACTGCCTGTTCGACTCGCTGAGCCAAATGCTGAG gaaGAACGTGGAGCGCCGGGCGCTGCTGGACAACATGGAGGGGCTGTTCCTGGCCGTGGACGAGATCGTGGACGGAGG GGTGATCCTGGAGAGCGACCCCCAGCAAGTCGTGCACCGCGTGGCCGTGCGG GGCGAGGACGTGCCCCTGACGGAGCAGACGGTGTCACAG GTGCTGCAGTCGGCGAAGGAGCAGATCAAGTGGTCCCTGCTGCGTTAG
- the ZNF385A gene encoding zinc finger protein 385A, with translation MLRAPGPPLGPPPGRLLLPDAAAAAAAALRLLPPLPAMEALPKGGLGALAKPRRPVIACSVCQIRFNSESQAAAHYQGNRHARRLKGLEAARARRGGDPGDPPEPPGPAAPPGGDPPERSGEQPPAPAAPGAPGPPSPPAPPPAGGAEPGGGREEEEEEERAKAKRLLYCGLCKVAVNSLSQLEAHNKGTKHKTLVEARSGLGPIRAFPRGGGSGGAPPAEGPERSFHCQICNVRLNSELQLKQHISSRRHRDGVAGKPNPLLGRHKKPRSPPEMAPLPFPKELPKALAGGGLLPPPLALAAAAAAIAAPPLALRPPGPPLLPGPPLAPALLRPAPGPLRPGHAPLLFTPY, from the exons ATGCTGCgggccccggggccgccgctgGGGCCGCCCCCCGGCCGCCTCCTCCTGCCCgacgccgccgccgccgccgccgccgcgctccggctgctgccgccgctgcccgcg ATGGAGGCCCTGCCCaagggggggctgggggctctggccAAGCCCCGGCGCCCGGTGATCGCCTGCAGCGTCTGCCAGATCCGCTTCAACTCCGAG agccaggctgccgCTCACTACCAGGGCAATCGCCACGCCCGGCGCCTCAAGGGCCTCGAGGCCGCCCGCGCCCGCCGGGGGGGGGACCCCGGGGACCCCCCGGAACCGCCCGGGCCTGCGGCCCCCCCGGGCGGGGACCCCCCCGAGCGCTCAG gggagcagccccccgcccccgccgcccccggagcccccgggcccccctcgccccccgcccctccccccgcgGGGGGGGCAGAGCCGGGGGGggggcgggaggaggaggaggaggaggagagggcgAAGGCCAAGCGGCTCCTGTACTGCGGGCTCTGCAAGGTGGCCGTGAACTCCCTGAGCCAGCTGGAGGCTCACAACAAAg gcaCAAAGCACAAGACCTTGGTCGAGGCCCGCTCGGGGCTGGGTCCCATCCGCGCCTTCCCGCGgggggggggctccgggggcgcCCCCCCGGCCGAGGGTCCCGAGCGCTCGTTCCACTGCCAGATCTGCAACGTGCGCCTCAACTCCGAGCTGCAGCTCAAGCAG cACATCTCCAGCCGCCGGCACCGGGACGGGGTGGCCGGGAAGCCCAACCCCCTCCTGGGGCGCCACAAGAAACCCCGGAGCCCCCCCGAGATG GCGCCGCTGCCGTTCCCGAAGGAGCTGCCCAAGGCCCTGGCGGGGGGGGGGCTCCTCCCGCCCCCCCTGGCGctcgcggccgccgccgccgccatcgccGCCCCCCCCCTGGCCCTGcgcccccccgggccccccctCCTGCCCGGGCCCCCCCTGGCCCCCGCCCTGCTCCGCCCGGCGCCGGGGCCGCTGCGGCCGGGACACGCCCCCCTGCTGTTCACACCGTActga